A window from Desulfallas thermosapovorans DSM 6562 encodes these proteins:
- a CDS encoding molybdopterin biosynthesis protein has translation MKRDVYLEDKPLEEAQQEYLAHLAGVGALAPGPSEVIAVEEGAGRVTAAPVYARTSSPHYHAAAMDGVAVRAADTFGASDATPKKLTLGAPAAVVDTGDPLPPECDAVIMIEDVHFIDENVFEITAGAVPWQHVRVIGEDVVATEMIVPANHRLRPVDLGGILAGGLTEIAVHPRPKVALLPTGTELVQPGVPLKPGDIIEYNTRVLGAMVAEWGGSPQRREITVDDYQALKERLEEAVAECDVVLINAGSSAGREDYTAELIGELGRVLTHGVAIKPGKPVVLGEVAGKPVIGVPGYSVSAVLAAELFVKPIIYSKLGAVPPVREKTNAIVSRKIVSPMGTEEFVRVKLGQVGDKIIATAISRGAGVIMSMVRADGILRVPRLSEGYNAGESVTVELMRPLAEVRETTVIIGSHDIALDVLANHLRQKYPFATLSSAHVGSLGGLSALKRGEAHCAGTHLLDEETGDYNVSYIKRLLADQPVVLVNLVYREQGLIVAPGNPHGIRGVEDLAARGLSYINRQRGAGTRILFDFKLKERGIDPDDIKGYEREEYTHMAVAAAVASGSADAGMGIRAAAKALGLDFVPVVEERYDLCIPGIYYDTPYIKRLLEIMIEPAFQKEVQGLGGYDLRDCGKIMYDSRG, from the coding sequence ATGAAAAGGGATGTTTATCTGGAGGACAAGCCGCTGGAAGAGGCGCAGCAAGAATATCTTGCCCACCTGGCCGGGGTTGGAGCCCTTGCCCCGGGGCCCAGTGAAGTGATTGCAGTGGAAGAAGGGGCGGGCCGGGTGACCGCGGCTCCTGTGTACGCCCGGACTTCTTCGCCCCACTATCACGCGGCGGCGATGGACGGGGTTGCGGTACGGGCTGCGGATACCTTTGGCGCGTCGGACGCCACGCCTAAAAAACTAACCCTGGGCGCCCCGGCGGCCGTGGTGGATACCGGGGATCCCCTGCCGCCCGAATGTGATGCTGTCATTATGATTGAGGATGTGCATTTTATAGACGAAAACGTATTTGAAATAACCGCCGGGGCGGTGCCCTGGCAGCATGTACGGGTAATCGGCGAGGATGTGGTGGCTACGGAAATGATCGTGCCCGCCAATCACCGGCTGCGTCCTGTTGACCTGGGGGGTATACTGGCCGGTGGGTTGACGGAAATTGCCGTGCATCCCCGGCCGAAGGTGGCGCTTTTACCCACGGGTACTGAACTGGTACAGCCCGGTGTACCCCTAAAGCCAGGCGACATCATTGAATACAACACCCGGGTACTTGGGGCCATGGTGGCTGAATGGGGTGGCTCCCCCCAGCGCAGGGAAATTACCGTAGACGATTACCAGGCCCTTAAAGAGCGGCTGGAGGAAGCGGTTGCGGAATGTGACGTGGTGCTGATTAACGCCGGCTCTTCGGCGGGCCGGGAGGATTATACCGCAGAGCTTATAGGCGAGTTGGGACGTGTGCTCACCCATGGTGTGGCCATTAAGCCCGGTAAGCCGGTGGTGCTTGGGGAGGTGGCGGGCAAGCCCGTGATTGGTGTACCCGGTTACTCGGTATCAGCGGTGCTGGCGGCCGAGTTGTTTGTTAAGCCCATCATCTACAGTAAATTGGGCGCAGTACCGCCCGTCCGGGAGAAAACCAATGCCATAGTATCCCGGAAAATAGTATCGCCCATGGGCACCGAAGAATTCGTCCGGGTTAAACTGGGGCAGGTGGGTGATAAAATTATCGCCACCGCCATATCCCGGGGGGCCGGTGTGATTATGTCCATGGTGAGGGCCGACGGCATATTGCGGGTACCCAGGCTTTCCGAAGGCTATAACGCCGGGGAGTCTGTGACGGTGGAATTAATGCGCCCGCTGGCCGAAGTGCGGGAAACAACGGTGATTATCGGTAGCCATGACATAGCTCTGGACGTGCTGGCCAATCACCTGCGTCAAAAATATCCATTTGCCACCCTTTCATCGGCCCATGTGGGCAGCCTGGGTGGTTTGAGCGCCTTGAAGCGGGGTGAGGCCCACTGTGCCGGTACCCATCTGCTGGACGAGGAAACCGGGGATTATAATGTATCTTATATTAAACGGCTGTTGGCGGACCAACCGGTGGTGCTGGTCAACCTGGTATACCGGGAGCAGGGGTTAATCGTGGCACCGGGCAATCCCCACGGTATTCGTGGAGTGGAGGATCTGGCGGCCCGGGGTCTATCTTACATTAACCGGCAACGGGGTGCGGGAACGCGTATTTTATTTGACTTTAAACTCAAAGAGCGGGGCATTGACCCGGATGACATCAAGGGTTACGAGCGTGAAGAATACACCCACATGGCTGTGGCCGCAGCGGTGGCCTCGGGATCAGCCGATGCCGGTATGGGCATCCGGGCAGCTGCCAAGGCCCTGGGACTGGACTTTGTGCCCGTGGTGGAGGAACGTTATGATTTATGTATTCCGGGCATTTATTACGATACACCTTATATAAAACGCCTGTTGGAGATTATGATTGAACCGGCCTTTCAGAAGGAAGTCCAGGGGTTGGGCGGCTACGACCTGCGGGACTGCGGTAAAATCATGTACGACAGCCGGGGTTGA
- a CDS encoding DMT family transporter, with protein sequence MSQPLINPYLAVLLGVLASAFSSIFTKAAEAPPLVIALYRMTFTVLMLAPVTLVTGRHELQRLARRDILLACGAGIMLALHFAVWVTSLEYTSIASSTVLVTMQPLFVITGGYLFYKEKISRRGLLGAALALSGSMVVGISDFQVGGQALWGDLLAFLGAIFVAGYMLIGRGLRERLSLLPYIFVVFGSAAVTLFVAVLLFRLPLTPYPPATWLMFVLLAVVPTIMGHTVFNWALRYVKAAVVSVSILGEPVGATILAYFIFSQVPTGLQVAGGLIIITGLVIFIKSTAQSEK encoded by the coding sequence ATGTCGCAACCGCTCATAAATCCTTACCTGGCAGTATTGCTGGGTGTACTGGCCTCAGCTTTTTCCTCCATATTCACCAAGGCGGCCGAGGCACCGCCGCTGGTTATTGCCCTGTACCGGATGACCTTTACCGTGCTGATGCTGGCACCGGTAACGCTGGTTACAGGGCGGCATGAACTGCAGCGGCTGGCCCGGCGGGATATTTTGCTGGCCTGTGGGGCTGGTATAATGCTCGCCCTGCATTTTGCCGTGTGGGTAACCTCGCTGGAGTATACTTCCATAGCCAGTTCCACCGTACTGGTGACCATGCAGCCCCTTTTTGTTATCACAGGAGGTTATTTGTTTTATAAAGAAAAAATATCCCGCCGGGGGTTGCTGGGTGCTGCCCTGGCGTTGTCCGGCAGTATGGTGGTGGGAATCAGTGATTTTCAAGTGGGAGGGCAAGCCCTGTGGGGTGATTTGCTGGCCTTTCTAGGGGCAATTTTCGTGGCGGGTTATATGTTGATAGGCCGGGGACTGAGGGAGCGCCTATCGCTGCTGCCATATATATTTGTAGTTTTCGGGTCCGCCGCTGTTACCCTGTTTGTGGCGGTGCTGTTATTTAGACTGCCATTGACTCCCTATCCACCCGCCACCTGGTTGATGTTTGTACTGCTGGCTGTGGTGCCCACCATAATGGGGCATACTGTATTTAACTGGGCGCTGCGCTATGTCAAGGCGGCGGTGGTATCGGTTAGCATACTCGGCGAGCCGGTGGGAGCCACTATACTGGCTTATTTTATCTTTAGCCAGGTACCCACCGGGCTGCAGGTGGCTGGTGGGCTGATAATTATAACCGGTCTGGTGATATTCATTAAATCAACCGCCCAATCTGAAAAATAG
- the fdhD gene encoding formate dehydrogenase accessory sulfurtransferase FdhD, translated as MTGQVPVMLEKVAGPARTRTEDVVVRETAITLYLNNTELVTLICSPMDLQELCYGFLYAEGMIASAADVASFSFNEQDGLAWVETHRQVQAEKNFLKRHVASCCGRGRASFYFVNDTGIVPVTSELRISTSAIASLREQVEHRSALFASTGGVHGAALSDGKQILCFFEDVGRHNALDKVTGWCLLGGVATRDKMLLFSGRISSEILVKSARLGVPVIVSRSAPTDLALELANQLDVTVVGFARGNRMNIYTRGERIV; from the coding sequence TTGACTGGCCAGGTACCTGTAATGCTTGAAAAAGTAGCCGGCCCCGCCCGTACGCGCACAGAGGATGTAGTTGTCCGGGAAACAGCCATAACCCTCTACTTGAATAACACAGAATTGGTAACACTAATCTGCTCCCCCATGGATTTGCAGGAACTGTGCTACGGGTTCCTTTACGCCGAAGGCATGATTGCCAGCGCTGCAGACGTAGCCAGTTTCTCATTTAATGAACAGGACGGCCTGGCCTGGGTGGAAACCCATCGCCAGGTACAGGCCGAAAAGAATTTTTTGAAACGCCATGTGGCCTCCTGCTGCGGCCGGGGGCGGGCTTCCTTTTACTTTGTCAACGATACCGGCATTGTCCCTGTAACGTCCGAGCTGCGCATTTCCACTTCCGCCATTGCCTCCCTCCGGGAGCAAGTGGAGCACCGCTCTGCATTGTTTGCCAGTACCGGGGGCGTACACGGGGCCGCCCTCAGCGATGGTAAACAAATTCTTTGTTTTTTTGAAGATGTAGGCCGCCACAATGCGCTGGATAAAGTCACAGGATGGTGCCTGCTGGGAGGTGTAGCCACCCGGGATAAAATGCTTCTTTTTTCCGGACGAATTTCTTCGGAAATACTTGTTAAATCCGCCCGCCTGGGTGTACCCGTGATTGTATCCCGCTCCGCCCCCACCGACCTGGCACTGGAGCTGGCCAACCAGCTGGATGTTACAGTAGTGGGCTTTGCTAGAGGCAACCGAATGAATATTTACACCCGGGGCGAGCGAATCGTTTAG
- a CDS encoding putative polysaccharide biosynthesis protein: MARNLLNKQTVLQGALTLTAAWLIIRILGAVYRIPLGRLLGDEGLGIYAVPNQIYLLFFTLSSAGIPVAVASVVSEKMARGHFRDALRTFRVARFAMLVLGGTFSLLLFFGAGWLIEAGLVRIPEAYLGMRAIAPVIFFAAVTAAYRGLFQGLQNMRAVAYSQLADQVMLVGATLLFSYLLLPRGLSIAAAGANLGAVPGAVGATLMLVFIYRQQRRDMLELAAQDFSMAREGTLSLLRRIFSVAIPVSFAAVAMSVTHLIDQWLIIDRLQLAGLSHQQSVALFGQFNQMAMAFVNISIALAVSLGASLVPAVSESFAKQDMDRIRYQLGQSLRLAVLFALPAAAGLYLLAPQLTQLLFAEVEAGVPLAALSAVVVFWSVHLVTAGALQGMGKAIVPVRNLVCGIIFKIAITYYLTPTLGIRAAAYGTVVIFLIASLLNMVAMSRLAGMRFNLWDMLSRSVPATLVMSAGVLAVYKVAQLEMGGNTLPTLLAVAAGMVIYPVALLVLGGVRAEDVRRLPGGGRVAAFLERIGRG; this comes from the coding sequence ATGGCCAGGAATTTATTAAACAAACAAACAGTGCTGCAGGGTGCCTTGACCCTCACCGCTGCATGGCTGATCATTAGAATACTGGGCGCCGTATACCGCATTCCCCTGGGCCGGCTTTTGGGGGACGAGGGACTGGGTATCTATGCCGTGCCCAACCAGATTTACCTGCTGTTTTTTACCCTTTCGTCGGCGGGCATACCGGTGGCCGTGGCCAGTGTAGTTTCGGAAAAAATGGCCCGGGGCCATTTCCGGGATGCGCTGCGTACCTTCAGAGTGGCCCGGTTTGCCATGCTGGTGCTGGGCGGCACTTTTTCTTTATTGCTTTTCTTCGGTGCAGGCTGGTTGATTGAGGCTGGTTTGGTGCGCATACCCGAGGCATACCTGGGCATGCGGGCCATTGCCCCGGTGATATTCTTTGCTGCCGTCACCGCCGCTTACCGGGGCCTGTTTCAAGGGCTGCAAAATATGCGGGCGGTAGCTTACTCGCAACTGGCCGACCAGGTGATGCTGGTGGGGGCCACATTATTGTTCAGCTACCTTCTGTTGCCCCGGGGTTTGTCCATCGCCGCTGCCGGGGCCAATCTGGGTGCTGTTCCCGGGGCGGTGGGGGCCACGCTGATGCTGGTTTTTATTTATCGCCAGCAGCGCCGGGATATGCTGGAACTGGCCGCGCAGGATTTTTCCATGGCCAGGGAGGGAACCCTGTCCCTGCTTAGACGGATCTTCAGCGTGGCGATACCGGTATCATTTGCTGCGGTGGCTATGTCCGTTACCCACCTGATCGACCAGTGGCTGATTATTGACCGGCTGCAGCTGGCCGGTTTAAGTCACCAGCAGTCCGTTGCCCTGTTCGGGCAGTTTAACCAGATGGCCATGGCCTTTGTCAATATATCCATCGCCCTGGCCGTTTCACTGGGGGCCAGTTTGGTGCCCGCTGTGTCGGAATCCTTTGCCAAACAAGATATGGACCGTATCCGTTACCAACTGGGGCAGTCGCTGCGGCTGGCCGTGTTGTTTGCCCTGCCCGCTGCGGCCGGCCTGTACCTGCTGGCCCCCCAATTGACCCAGTTGCTGTTTGCCGAAGTGGAAGCCGGGGTACCTCTGGCCGCCCTGTCCGCCGTGGTGGTATTTTGGTCGGTACACCTGGTTACGGCTGGGGCGCTGCAGGGCATGGGTAAAGCCATAGTACCCGTGCGCAACCTGGTATGCGGAATTATATTTAAAATCGCCATTACTTACTATCTAACCCCCACCCTTGGTATCCGGGCCGCTGCTTACGGCACCGTGGTTATCTTTTTAATTGCTTCGCTGCTTAATATGGTGGCGATGTCGCGCCTAGCCGGCATGCGTTTTAACCTCTGGGATATGCTGTCCCGGTCCGTACCCGCTACACTGGTAATGTCCGCCGGGGTGCTGGCCGTCTATAAGGTGGCCCAACTGGAAATGGGGGGTAATACGCTGCCCACCCTGCTGGCCGTGGCGGCCGGAATGGTTATTTATCCGGTGGCTCTTCTGGTGTTGGGCGGTGTGCGGGCCGAAGATGTGCGCCGCCTACCCGGCGGTGGACGGGTAGCAGCTTTTCTGGAAAGGATAGGGCGGGGTTAG
- the groL gene encoding chaperonin GroEL (60 kDa chaperone family; promotes refolding of misfolded polypeptides especially under stressful conditions; forms two stacked rings of heptamers to form a barrel-shaped 14mer; ends can be capped by GroES; misfolded proteins enter the barrel where they are refolded when GroES binds) translates to MAGKEIIFREDARKALERGVNALAEAVKVTLGPKGRNVVLEKKFGSPMITNDGVTIAREIELEDPFENMGAQLVKEVATKTNDVAGDGTTTATLLAQALVREGLKNVAAGANPMIIKRGIEKAVEKTVDAIKGTAKTVESKAAIAQVASISANDDSIGNLIADAMEKVGKDGVITVEESKGIGTTLEVVEGMNFDRGYISPYMITDTDKMEANLDDPYILITDRKISAVADILPVLEKVVQSGKALLIIAEDVEGEALATLVLNKLRGTFTCVAVKAPGFGDRRKAMLDDIAILTGGTKISEEVGLKLDKADISMLGRASKVRVKKEETIIVGGAGKAEDITARVSQIKKQIEETTSDFDREKLQERLAKLAGGVAVIQVGAATETEMKEKKLRIEDALNATRAAVEEGIVSGGGVAYVQAINELNDLTSDTMDEKVGVDIVRRALEEPLRQIANNAGMEGSVVVEKVRAAEPGVGFNALTGEYVNMIDSGIVDPAKVTRSALQNAASIASMILTTETLVAEKPEENKGGMPPGMGGMGGMGGMM, encoded by the coding sequence GTGGCAGGTAAAGAAATTATTTTCCGCGAAGATGCCCGCAAAGCACTGGAAAGGGGCGTAAACGCGCTGGCTGAAGCGGTTAAGGTTACTCTGGGTCCCAAAGGCCGTAATGTAGTTTTGGAGAAAAAATTCGGTTCTCCCATGATTACCAACGATGGTGTAACCATTGCCAGGGAAATTGAACTGGAAGATCCCTTTGAGAATATGGGTGCTCAGCTGGTTAAGGAAGTGGCTACCAAGACCAACGACGTGGCCGGTGACGGTACCACCACTGCCACCCTGCTGGCCCAGGCTCTGGTACGGGAAGGTCTGAAAAACGTAGCTGCCGGTGCCAACCCCATGATAATCAAGCGGGGTATTGAAAAGGCCGTTGAAAAAACTGTGGATGCCATTAAAGGTACCGCTAAAACTGTGGAAAGCAAAGCTGCCATTGCCCAGGTGGCATCAATTTCCGCCAACGATGATTCCATCGGCAACCTGATTGCAGACGCGATGGAAAAGGTGGGCAAAGACGGTGTAATCACAGTTGAAGAGTCCAAGGGTATCGGTACCACTTTGGAAGTTGTGGAAGGTATGAACTTCGACCGGGGTTACATATCCCCGTACATGATTACCGACACCGATAAAATGGAAGCCAACCTGGACGATCCCTATATCCTAATCACCGACCGTAAGATTTCTGCGGTGGCTGATATCCTTCCGGTACTGGAAAAAGTGGTGCAGTCCGGTAAAGCTTTGCTCATCATTGCCGAGGACGTTGAAGGAGAAGCCCTGGCAACTTTAGTACTGAACAAACTGCGCGGTACTTTCACTTGCGTAGCCGTGAAAGCCCCCGGCTTTGGCGATCGCCGCAAGGCCATGCTGGATGATATCGCCATTCTTACCGGTGGTACCAAGATATCTGAAGAAGTGGGATTAAAGCTGGATAAAGCCGATATCTCCATGCTGGGCCGTGCTTCAAAGGTACGCGTTAAGAAAGAAGAAACCATTATCGTGGGTGGTGCCGGCAAGGCCGAAGATATTACCGCCCGGGTGTCCCAGATTAAGAAACAAATTGAAGAAACCACTTCCGACTTTGACCGGGAGAAACTGCAAGAGCGCCTGGCCAAACTGGCCGGTGGTGTGGCCGTCATCCAGGTGGGTGCCGCCACCGAAACCGAAATGAAGGAGAAGAAGCTGCGCATTGAGGATGCCCTGAACGCTACTCGCGCTGCTGTGGAGGAAGGCATTGTTTCCGGCGGTGGCGTGGCTTACGTGCAGGCTATTAATGAGCTGAACGATCTGACTTCTGATACCATGGACGAAAAAGTGGGTGTGGACATTGTCCGCCGGGCCCTGGAAGAGCCTCTGCGCCAGATTGCCAATAACGCTGGTATGGAAGGTTCCGTTGTTGTGGAAAAAGTTCGGGCTGCCGAGCCCGGCGTGGGCTTCAACGCCCTCACCGGTGAATATGTGAATATGATTGACTCCGGTATCGTTGACCCGGCCAAAGTAACCCGCTCTGCACTGCAAAACGCAGCCAGCATTGCCTCTATGATTTTGACCACCGAGACACTGGTGGCGGAAAAGCCCGAAGAAAACAAGGGCGGCATGCCTCCGGGAATGGGCGGCATGGGCGGAATGGGCGGAATGATGTAA
- a CDS encoding MogA/MoaB family molybdenum cofactor biosynthesis protein codes for MFNVAILTMSDKGARGEREDRSAGVIRELMAQQGWTVAGYRVIPDDYDTIVESLIDLVDRGQHDLILTTGGTGFGPRDNTPEATRAVIHREAPGLAEAMRLESLKKTNRAMLSRAVAGIRHRTLIINLPGSPKGVRECLEAVLPALPHGLEILTGRAVECGKP; via the coding sequence ATGTTCAATGTAGCTATTTTAACCATGAGTGACAAGGGGGCCAGGGGTGAGCGCGAGGACCGCAGCGCCGGGGTGATAAGGGAATTGATGGCGCAGCAGGGTTGGACGGTGGCCGGGTACCGGGTTATCCCTGACGATTATGATACCATTGTGGAATCATTAATTGATTTGGTTGACCGCGGTCAACACGATCTAATTTTAACTACGGGGGGCACAGGTTTCGGCCCGCGGGACAATACCCCCGAGGCTACGCGGGCGGTAATCCACCGGGAGGCTCCGGGGTTGGCCGAGGCCATGCGCCTGGAAAGTTTAAAGAAAACCAACCGGGCCATGCTGTCCCGGGCGGTGGCCGGTATCAGGCACCGTACCCTGATTATTAATTTGCCCGGCAGTCCCAAAGGGGTGCGGGAGTGCTTGGAAGCCGTTCTGCCCGCGCTGCCTCACGGCCTGGAAATACTCACGGGACGGGCTGTAGAGTGCGGAAAACCCTGA
- the groES gene encoding co-chaperone GroES, translating to MIRPLGDRVVVKPLPSEEVTKSGIVLPDTAKEKPQQGEVVAVGSGRLLDNGQRVAIDLKAGDKVLFSKYAGNEIKMDGVEYLILREMDILGVIE from the coding sequence GTGATTAGACCATTAGGCGATCGGGTAGTTGTCAAGCCTCTGCCCAGCGAAGAAGTAACTAAAAGCGGTATTGTGCTGCCGGATACGGCCAAGGAAAAGCCACAGCAAGGTGAAGTAGTGGCCGTGGGTTCCGGTCGTTTGCTGGATAACGGGCAGCGGGTGGCCATCGATCTCAAAGCCGGTGACAAGGTGTTATTCTCCAAGTATGCCGGCAATGAGATCAAAATGGATGGTGTCGAATACCTGATTTTACGGGAAATGGATATTCTTGGCGTAATTGAGTAG
- a CDS encoding HAD-IB family phosphatase — MIKLAVFDMDGTLTLERSSWEYVHRKLHLWNQKAERYQQLFLEGKINYYTFCQLDARDWAGLPVARVKELIDGIPLRPGVRELLVTLKSHRVPVAIISTGLTMLAARINSGHQLDYFVANDLETRNGLFTGRAIINVSTDEPGITKRDYLTRLMHQYVVKSEQVMTVGDSPGDIEMFEESSYAFLMTGDGADSENNAGPGYPGHTREIKGLGELRRLVEAILHR; from the coding sequence TTGATTAAACTGGCTGTATTCGACATGGACGGTACTTTAACCCTGGAGCGAAGCAGTTGGGAGTACGTCCACCGTAAACTGCATTTATGGAATCAAAAGGCCGAGCGGTACCAGCAATTATTTTTAGAGGGCAAAATAAACTACTATACCTTCTGCCAGTTGGATGCCCGGGACTGGGCCGGCCTGCCCGTCGCGAGGGTAAAGGAACTGATTGACGGCATACCTCTGCGCCCCGGGGTTCGTGAGCTGCTTGTCACCCTTAAAAGCCACCGGGTACCGGTGGCAATTATTTCCACCGGGCTTACCATGCTGGCGGCCAGGATTAACAGCGGGCACCAACTGGACTACTTTGTGGCCAACGATTTGGAAACCCGGAACGGGCTGTTTACCGGCCGGGCCATCATCAATGTATCTACGGATGAGCCAGGTATTACCAAAAGGGATTATCTTACCAGATTGATGCACCAGTACGTGGTAAAGAGCGAGCAGGTTATGACAGTGGGTGACAGTCCCGGCGATATAGAGATGTTTGAGGAAAGCAGCTATGCCTTTTTAATGACCGGTGACGGGGCTGACAGCGAAAATAACGCTGGCCCGGGCTACCCGGGCCACACGCGGGAAATAAAGGGCCTTGGCGAACTGCGGCGTTTGGTTGAGGCCATATTGCACCGCTAA
- the glp gene encoding gephyrin-like molybdotransferase Glp has protein sequence MGELFQVRTVRDARELLRKHITATLPVEQVPLLEALGRRLARDLSAMDAVPGFDRSTMDGFAVRARDTFGATESLPAYLNVTGEVLMGRNTTAAGKLNAGQAWRIPTGGMLPSGADAVVMVEYTEELDERTIGVTRPVAPGDHIVRAGEDIAPGDGVLSRGHVLRPQDLGLLAAVGLSGVPVFEPVRVGIISTGDELVETLEQPGPGQVRDINSYALYGQAAAAGARPRIYGIVRDDFASLLDKLRQALVECDLVLLSGGSSVGIRDVAARALDTLGAPGVLFHGISIKPGKPTVGAVVDGKPVFGLPGHPVSAMVVFDLLVTPLLRYGDYPDDPLEFPVRARMTRNMRSAAGREDYLRVRLYRENGIIFADPVLGKSGLISTMVRASGLARIPAEKEGVEAGEYIEVKLF, from the coding sequence ATGGGTGAACTGTTTCAAGTCCGGACGGTGCGGGATGCTCGGGAATTGTTGAGAAAACATATTACTGCGACCTTACCGGTTGAGCAAGTCCCGCTTCTTGAGGCACTGGGCCGCCGGCTAGCCCGGGACCTGTCGGCTATGGACGCGGTACCGGGTTTTGACCGCTCTACCATGGACGGCTTTGCCGTGCGAGCCCGGGATACCTTTGGGGCAACAGAGAGCTTGCCTGCTTACCTTAATGTAACCGGTGAAGTGTTGATGGGCCGGAATACCACGGCTGCGGGAAAGTTGAATGCGGGCCAGGCCTGGCGCATACCCACCGGGGGGATGCTGCCGTCCGGGGCGGATGCGGTGGTGATGGTGGAATACACCGAGGAACTGGATGAGCGGACTATAGGGGTGACCAGGCCGGTGGCGCCGGGGGACCATATTGTGCGCGCCGGCGAAGATATAGCCCCTGGGGACGGGGTGCTGTCCCGGGGTCACGTGCTCAGGCCCCAGGATTTGGGGCTCTTGGCGGCGGTTGGACTATCCGGTGTGCCGGTGTTTGAACCGGTACGGGTAGGTATCATATCCACCGGCGATGAGCTGGTGGAAACCCTGGAGCAGCCCGGACCGGGCCAGGTACGGGATATTAATTCCTACGCCTTATACGGCCAGGCGGCGGCTGCCGGAGCCCGCCCTCGCATTTATGGCATCGTGCGGGATGACTTTGCATCTCTACTGGACAAACTCCGGCAGGCGCTGGTGGAATGTGATCTTGTGCTGCTTTCGGGCGGCAGCTCGGTAGGTATCAGGGACGTGGCCGCCCGGGCGCTGGATACCCTGGGAGCGCCGGGGGTGCTGTTCCATGGCATTTCCATCAAGCCCGGTAAACCCACGGTGGGGGCTGTGGTGGATGGTAAGCCAGTATTCGGGCTGCCTGGCCACCCGGTATCCGCCATGGTGGTCTTTGATTTACTTGTCACGCCCCTGTTGAGATACGGCGATTACCCCGACGATCCGCTGGAGTTTCCCGTACGCGCCAGGATGACCCGTAATATGCGTTCGGCTGCCGGTCGGGAGGATTATTTACGGGTCAGGCTGTACCGGGAAAACGGGATAATTTTCGCTGATCCCGTGCTGGGTAAATCAGGGCTCATCAGCACTATGGTGCGAGCCAGCGGCCTGGCCCGCATTCCCGCCGAAAAAGAAGGGGTTGAGGCCGGTGAGTACATCGAGGTCAAGCTGTTTTAA
- the cysK gene encoding cysteine synthase A, which produces MMPFAHDIKHLIGNTPLYELRRFGGGLPGRILAKLEYFNPGGSIKDRVALAMIEQAEKKGMLGDDKGNVVIEPTSGNTGIGLAMVCTARGYRCILCMPETMSVERQKLLRALGAEVVLTPGAAGMSGAIARAAELVEQIPGSFMPAQFDNPANPEAHRATTAEEIWRDTAGHVDVLVSAVGTGGTITGIGETLKQRNPALKVVAVEPAESPVLSGGKPGPHKIQGIGAGFVPRVLNVGILDEIIKVTGDEAMEAARSLGREEGLLVGISSGAAAWAARQLAGREQNRGRTVVVIFPDTGERYLSTELFSPEGN; this is translated from the coding sequence ATGATGCCGTTTGCCCATGATATCAAACATTTAATCGGTAACACACCCCTTTACGAACTGAGGCGCTTTGGCGGCGGGTTACCCGGCCGGATACTGGCCAAACTGGAATATTTTAATCCCGGCGGCAGCATTAAAGACAGGGTGGCGCTGGCCATGATTGAACAGGCGGAAAAGAAGGGCATGCTGGGTGACGATAAGGGTAACGTGGTAATCGAACCCACCAGCGGTAATACCGGTATCGGCTTGGCCATGGTTTGCACCGCCCGGGGCTACCGCTGTATCCTCTGCATGCCGGAAACCATGAGCGTGGAGCGACAAAAACTGCTCCGGGCGCTGGGGGCCGAGGTGGTACTTACCCCTGGGGCAGCGGGTATGTCCGGTGCTATTGCCCGGGCCGCCGAACTGGTGGAACAAATCCCCGGCTCATTCATGCCTGCCCAGTTTGATAACCCGGCCAATCCCGAAGCGCACCGGGCCACCACGGCAGAGGAAATCTGGCGGGATACCGCCGGGCATGTGGATGTGCTGGTGTCAGCGGTGGGTACCGGTGGTACTATAACGGGTATCGGAGAAACATTGAAGCAAAGAAACCCCGCCCTCAAGGTGGTGGCGGTGGAGCCCGCCGAATCGCCCGTGCTGTCCGGCGGTAAACCCGGGCCCCATAAGATCCAGGGTATCGGGGCGGGTTTTGTGCCCCGGGTACTTAATGTGGGCATACTGGATGAAATTATCAAAGTGACAGGTGATGAGGCCATGGAGGCCGCTCGCAGCCTGGGCCGGGAAGAGGGGCTGCTGGTGGGCATTTCCTCGGGTGCGGCGGCTTGGGCGGCCCGGCAATTGGCGGGGCGGGAACAGAACCGGGGCCGCACCGTGGTGGTTATTTTTCCGGATACCGGTGAGCGGTACTTATCCACGGAGCTTTTTTCGCCAGAGGGCAATTAA